In Chanodichthys erythropterus isolate Z2021 chromosome 7, ASM2448905v1, whole genome shotgun sequence, a genomic segment contains:
- the LOC137022901 gene encoding NACHT and WD repeat domain-containing protein 2 encodes MACVQVYLCSNPEDSVVERRLLRQRVFPRLREYCRRTYGVEFRVIDPYEAADPKYWPAQQERLQMLEDCRKNSLGPFFVGFVGEQYGNANLPQQIEASEFQCVLQVCQRMGLRTDILERCYQRDENAIPPSFCLVNPTGHFEKAGVQLANPTEENNWCKVLPEVRRILHDVVDQCVQEGTLTHDKAQKYFQSALENDIRYAYENHSIEDIARCLCYVHKIIIPRKANGLSPEQQAQLHRLSQLRVHFLPSLVTSHKALVYCTTTKCNRLQGYTPEMRLNFAAGLSEQLHTDLKRLIDHAVSKERTVTVDESGQKDLCNIFSSLYKIEREEVKHVKSYLRGKNTRFPFILNGTPCSGKTVLLAHCASQASVWLKDLDPEIIVYFIDVNNSLRKLLKDICARVDSSSTSVNSIFQLKENFKRLLTSRSPSKNPLVLIIDGLDQLPKTDGELDLTCLPESLASNVKLLISSTSKRPAILTTLKMFYPDSTLFYELQPVESKSCSQLMTTRLQESNRKITSGQQMYVNQAFKKCSVLLYMELLRRQAIHWNSEFEITENTLMQEVHNNIVLMFDDLEKKHGKALVSKALSYLTLARNGITAVELTDVLSCDDEVLACFLPPGDVPLTLRVPEVFVESLLLDLKGFLVLRNILGTQTLFWVNSHFPLVVCKRYLCSEETSQKINHVLSDYFSGIWANGKAKPLIINIDMEIPTSSDVPQNIYIDRQVPSQPWTFSPPFYSSTAMSPSARTYPNLRKLHLLSFHLFKSGRIEELGNQMISQEYIQAMLQAVQADELFLWLERTSQLVFPRELQLLHIILRSSACLLRNNPAFLPTVLQAKLLPFLSVFPTLGECVNLARPKGMRPKNEVYTVLPPIPSVPFTHCTLQESTASQVMQSAGSPCGTVVVVLENGAAWVCNGGIFEGFELTKSSNLKFTSVTSSGNIFLLSTHCSKLLLLDAGINVQPQEIQTQHRENRENTILEGVLVSGDKIFVWWRGQNIVSVFVDREEHTQLHCTYDIICVSCSVDGDIIYCGQNEGSVTIFDWPNGKPLTTFTCQKDIPLIEIIRSEGDGMITCVDQAGNVFAWNLEIITEPVLVDEILCRTKEKVLNTDYKGDNILLICKRQQMQLIDIHQIGVRDQFNPPRGKTFKQAIMDQNSRFILALLCNCPFLLVWNCASGQCVLSLDTANCQARKLLKCGATHLAAITSVSVLIWDMDLIAASALAPKSGKRVEMVAFGSHGESCYSADGSELVWKWAISDGKVEGCFLHQGSVESMSISGDGNYLVSIARGDIYVWDTNSGKNIHKISGSQAYKVLITPKGNSGVALSETGPSRVWKLQSGKSICSIHHHLRNAAISQESTFLLGLNSGKLLAVSLWSGNISKCFSCSNKSDVVVAFHSLLDHPDYVIVASASGTVYSWRLTEDTICLQFKLPDSSLCQPEIFSLSSNGGYAILSISESTINILDFSNSKLCSLRTEGPVPQPVVTVCVSGQYVVYTCFSSLVCHTMYCDLHEKPMLVVIRLTDGETVGRFYLCKNPSTLTMSEDLFVYVGFEDGSVGVYAVIDTKMSKTSWKEEGQSPTLLCPLDEQLIWSPLVNPNLTWFELPLQSF; translated from the exons atggcttgtgttcAAGTTTACTTGTGCTCCAACCCCGAAG ATTCTGTGGTTGAGAGGAGGCTACTAAGACAGAGAGTTTTCCCCAGACTGAGAGAATATTGCAGACGCACATATGGAGTTGAATTCAGA GTTATTGACCCGTATGAAGCAGCAGATCCCAAATACTGGCCCGCACAGCAGGAACGACTGCAGATGCTGGAGGACTGCAGGAAGAATTCTCTGGGCCCTTTCTTTGTG GGGTTTGTGGGTGAACAATACGGAAATGCAAATTTACCTCAGCAGATAGAAGCCTCAGAGTTCCAGTGTGTTCTTCAGGTATGCCAACGCATGGGTTTAAGGACCGACATTCTGGAGAGATGCTACCAGAGAGATGAGAACGCCATTCCTCCCTCATTCTGTTTGGTCAATCCAACAGGACATTTTGAAAAAGCTGGTGTCCAG CTAGCGAATCCAACTGAGGAGAACAACTGGTGCAAGGTACTTCCAGAGGTGAGGAGAATCCTTCATGATGTTGTAGACCAGTGTGTTCAGGAGGGCACTTTGACACATGACAAAGCTCAGAAATATTTCCAGTCAG CTCTTGAAAATGACATCCGCTATGCCTATGAAAACCACTCCATTGAAGATATTGCAAGATGTCTTTGTTATGTTCATAAAATAATTATCCCAAGGAAAGCAAATGGATTGTCCCCAGAGCAACAAGCCCAGTTGCACCGGCTCTCCCAGCTCAGAGTTCACTTCCTGCCAAGTTTGGTCACCTCCCACAAAGCCCTGGTGTACTGCACCACCACAAAGTGCAATCGTCTGCAAGGTTACACTCCTGAGATGAGGCTCAACTTTGCTGCTGGTCTGAGTGAGCAGCTACATACAGATCTCAAGAGACTCATTGACCATGCTGTCTCAAAGGAAAGGACTGTTACAGTCGATGAATCTGGCCAGAAAGATCTGTGCAacattttttcttctctttACAAAATTGAACGGGAAGAAGTCAAACATGTTAAATCTTACCTACGGGGAAAGAATACAAGATTTCCCTTCATACTCAACGGTACACCATGCTCAGGCAAAACTGTGCTTCTGGCTCACTGTGCAAGTCAG GCATCTGTGTGGTTGAAGGACCTGGATCCTGAGATTATTGTGTACTTCATAGATGTCAACAATTCCCTGAGAAAGCTTCTCAAAGACATTTGTGCAAGGGTTGATTCAAGTAGTACCTCTGTCAACAGCATCTTCCAACTAAAAGAAAACTTTAAAAGGCTGCTGACCTCAAGATCACCATCCAAGAATCCTCTGGTGCTCATCATAGATGGTCTTGACCAACTGCCAAAGACGGATGGAGAACTTGACTTGACATGCCTTCCTGAATCATTAGCTTCAAATGTAAAGCTTCTCATTTCCAGTACTTCAAAAAGGCCTGCTATTCTTACTACCCTGAAGATGTTTTACCCAGATTCAACCCTGTTCTATGAATTGCAACCAGTAGAGAGTAAAAGCTGCAGCCAGCTAATGACAACACGTCTTCAGGAGTCCAACAGAAAGATCACCTCAGGCCAACAGATGTATGTGAATCAGGCTTTTAAGAAATGCTCTGTGCTGCTATACATGGAACTCCTTCGTAGACAGGCAATCCACTGGAACTCAGAGTTTGAGATTACAGAGAACACTCTTATGCAAGAGGTCCATAATAACATTGTTCTGATGTTTGACGATCTGGAGAAGAAGCATGGGAAAGCTTTAGTCTCCAAAGCTTTAAGCTATCTTACCTTGGCTAGGAATGGCATAACCGCAGTTGAGTTGACTGATGTTCTTTCTTGTGATGATGAAGTTCTAGCATGTTTTCTTCCACCAGGTGACGTACCACTTACGTTGAGGGTCCCTGAAGTTTTTGTGGAAAGTCTTCTTTTAGACCTGAAGGGGTTTCTGGTGCTGAGGAACATTTTAGGTACCCAAACTCTATTCTGGGTCAACAGCCACTTCCCTTTGGTCGTATGTAAGAGGTACCTGTGCTCAGAAGAAACAAGTCAGAAGATAAATCATGTGCTGTCAGACTATTTCAGTGGCATTTGGGCAAATGGCAAAGCAAAGCCTTTGATCATCAACATAGACATGGAAATCCCAACCTCTTCAGATGTCCCACAGAATATTTACATTGACAGACAAGTGCCAAGTCAACCTTGGACCTTTTCTCCTCCTTTTTATAGCTCTACTGCCATGAGTCCATCAGCAAGAACATATCCCAATTTGAGAAAACTCCACTTACTCTCTTTCCATTTGTTCAAAAGTGGGAGAATCGAGGAACTCGGTAACCAAATGATTTCTCAAGAATACATCCAGGCAATGCTGCAAGCAGTACAGGCTGATGAACTGTTTCTGTGGCTTGAGAGGACATCTCAGTTGGTGTTTCCCAGGGAACTTCAGCTCCTCCACATCATCTTGAGATCTTCAGCATGTCTACTGAGGAACAATCCGGCTTTTCTCCCAACAGTACTGCAAGCCAAACTCCTTCCTTTTCTGAGTGTTTTTCCTACATTGGGAGAATGTGTTAATTTAGCAAGGCCTAAAGGTATGCGCCCAAAAAATGAAGTGTATACTGTGTTGCCTCCAATTCCTTCAGTCCCTTTTACCCACTGTACACTGCAAGAGTCAACAGCTTCCCAGGTCATGCAGTCAGCTGGATCTCCCTGTGGCACTGTGGTGGTTGTACTGGAAAATGGTGCTGCTTGGGTTTGCAATGGAGGTATATTTGAAGGCTTCGAACTTACTAAATCCTCTAATCTGAAGTTCACAAGTGTCACTAGTTCTGGAAACATATTCCTTCTCAGCACCCATTGCAGTAAACTTCTCTTGTTGGATGCAGGTATTAATGTACAGCCTCAAGAAATTCAAACCCAGCACAGAGAAAACAGGGAAAACACCATTCTTGAGGGTGTCTTGGTGTCCGGagacaaaatatttgtgtggtGGAGAGGACAAAACATTGTTAGTGTATTTGTGGATAGGGAGGAACATACCCAACTGCACTGCACTTATGATATCATTTGTGTGTCATGTTCTGTGGATGGAGATATCATTTACTGTGGACAGAATGAAGGTTCTGTGACAATATTTGATTGGCCTAATGGCAAGCCTCTAACCACCTTCACTTGTCAAAAAGATATACCATTAATTGAGATTATTCGCTCTGAGGGTGACGGGATGATTACATGTGTAGATCAAGCAGGAAATGTATTTGCTTGGAATCTTGAGATTATAACAGAACCAGTTCTGGTTGATGAGATCCTTTGCAGAACCAAGGAGAAGGTTTTAAACACGGACTACAAAGGGGACAACATTCTCCTAATATGTAAAAGGCAACAAATGCAACTTATTGACATACATCAAATTGGTGTACGTGATCAATTCAATCCCCCGAGAGGAAAAACATTTAAGCAAGCCATAATGGATCAAAACTCACGTTTCATCCTTGCTTTACTGTGCAATTGCCCATTTCTGCTAGTCTGGAATTGTGCCTCAGGACAGTGTGTGCTGAGTCTGGACACTGCAAACTGTCAAGCTAGGAAACTTCTGAAATGTGGGGCCACCCACTTGGCAGCAATAACAAGTGTAAGTGTTCTTATTTGGGACATGGATCTCATTGCAGCTTCAGCATTGGCCCCAAAATCTGGAAAGAGGGTGGAGATGGTGGCTTTCGGATCTCATGGAGAAAGCTGTTACTCAGCAGATGGCTCAGAACTTGTGTGGAAGTGGGCAATATCAGATGGCAAAGTAGAAGGCTGCTTCCTTCACCAAGGTTCTGTGGAGTCTATGTCCATCTCTGGAGATGGCAACTACCTTGTGAGTATTGCAAGAGGAGACATATATGTCTGGGATACCAACAGTGggaaaaatattcacaaaatctCTGGTAGTCAAGCATACAAGGTTTTAATAACTCCCAAGGGCAACTCTGGAGTTGCCCTTTCAGAGACAGGTCCATCAAGGGTGTGGAAGTTGCAGAGTGGAAAAAGTATTTGCAGCATTCATCATCATCTCAGAAATGCTGCCATTTCACAAGAGAGCACCTTCCTCTTAGGTCTTAACAGTGGGAAACTCTTGGCTGTTAGCCTCTGGTCTGGTAATATTAGCAAATGCTTCTCGTGCTCCAACAAGTCAGATGTTGTTGTTGCTTTCCATTCTCTGCTCGACCATCCAGATTATGTGATTGTTGCTTCAGCCTCAGGCACTGTGTACTCCTGGAGGTTAACAGAGGATACTATTTGTCTTCAATTCAAGTTGCCAGACTCTTCCTTGTGTCAACCTGAGATCTTTAGCCTATCCTCAAATGGGGGGTATGCCATTCTTTCTATATCCGAATCCACTATAAACATCTTAGACTTCTCCAATAGTAAACTCTGCTCTTTGAGAACTGAAGGACCTGTTCCGCAACCAGTTGTGACTGTCTGTGTTTCTGGTCAATATGTGGTCTATACATGTTTCTCCTCGTTGGTGTGCCACACTATGTACTGCGATCTCCATGAAAAACCGATGCTGGTAGTCATACGTCTGACTGATGGAGAGACCGTAGGACGGTTCTATTTGTGCAAGAACCCTTCTACTCTAACTATGTCAGAGGATTTGTTTGTGTACGTAGGGTTTGAGGATGGTTCTGTAGGGGTTTATGCTGTTATTGACACCAAGATGAGTAAAACCAGCTGGAAGGAGGAAGGTCAAAGCCCAACACTTTTGTGTCCATTGGATGAGCAACTGATTTGGTCACCTCTGGTAAATCCTAACCTTACTTGGTTTGAATTGCCACTGCAATCGTTTTAA